Sequence from the Torulaspora globosa chromosome 4, complete sequence genome:
CTCGTTTTTTCTGTCCTCTAAGGCCTTGCTCATTGCTTTCAGCTGGTTATCCCTTTCTGCTTGAATCGAATTTTGCTGCACTACTTGAGCCTTCAATTTTGAGATTTCATCCTTCAATAGCATGGTTTCTCTTCTCAGACCACTAATCAGCTCATCCTCAGTCGGTTGACTGGAACTTTTTGAAACACCTATCACATCATCCTGAACTTCCCTGGGTTTTCCGCTAGTTATCTTTGCCAGAGTAAGTGGAGTAGACTGCCCCGCCACTTCACCTATACTTTGGTCGTGTTCATTACTCGAAGCGCCATTCTCAAGCGGAGCTTCAACAGGCGTTGAAGCCCGCAAATTGTGTCCAGAAGGTGGCGGTTTAGCACCAGAAGGAACTCTTCGAATAGTAGATAGTGTAGAGCTCTCTCCAGTTGCTGCATCCGACGGCGGAGGCTGCGGTTTTGGTGGCAGCTCCAACTTAATGCCTTTCTTCGCATCAATTTCTCGAGCTATCGCCAGCGCTTGCTTCTTTGGATTGAAAGTGTCCATAAAACTCCACGGCTTGATTCGCCGTGGACTTCCCGCTACCGTGAGCATCGAGTCGTCCTGATCTTGTCCCTCGCTATCCGTGTAATCGAacctttcttcttcgctctcatcttcttcctccacCACCGCGCTAACACAGGAAGCAGCtagcttcttgatatctgCCATGACCAACCCAAACGATCACAAGAGCAGACTTTAGGAGAAACTTTCTTTGTCTTTGTGGCAAGCATCCACAAACATCTTGTCGTGTTGTGTACTGTTTACATTTTTGTGTAACGCGACCCGAAATTACCAGCTCGAAGGCTGATCTTGCCATATAAAAGCCCAAGATCAGCGACTCCAGCGAAGTAGTAAGTCACTTTGAGATCGGATCTCCTCTATCTAGTAGTTTTGTAGTAGCAAGAAGTATGGAGAAGCTTGAACAGCCGCTAGTGCGGCTGTCGCTCTTGTAGCTACAATTCTCTTACACTTCAAAGTGGTAGAATGGGCTAATAATCTGCGCTGCACTTCTGCAGGGGGGGATTAACGTAGGACAGTACCAATTTGGTAGAATCTGTAAGATCACTCACTGAAGAGCTTATCCATTTAGTCGAAGATATAGGTGAGTGTGGCGTAGCTACTAGCGGGAGCATTTGCCTGATAATACAAAATGAGCATCACCAAAGGGTGCTGTTCACTTGATATGGTTGAAGTCACTTGTGCTAGGTCGCCGAAAGATACTTGGCTGACTCTTGGGGCGGATAGCACAAATAGTTAAGGAGCCAGTCGAATGGTCGCTTGTGTTTTGCTCGAAATCGAGTAAATCCACTGTTCACCCGGAATTGTGCAGAGACTACACACAATAATGTAAAGGCCGGACTGAGCCCATCTGGACGTAGGACCCCCGCCTCGCCAAATCTCATCTAAATAAGCACGCTCCTCCCCGTCTTACAAAATTACTTCGGCTATTTTGCGGAGTCTTTTGGTCCAGCAGATGTCGCACATGTCTTAGCTGTTAAATTCAAGATACCAGTAAGCACGGGAGTGCTTGCTAGTTTCTTCGCTGGTAGTTGCGGCTTCGATAAGGACAGTTTGAGTGGAAGTAAGtgaagagctggaggatTTGCCACTATAGGCTGCGTTTCTACATTCACACGTTGCCGGAAGTTGAATTCCTCGTACCTCATCGAAGTGCATAAACTGGCATATGTCATTCAAAGCGGCAAAAACATCTGCAGACTTTCTTCCGAGACTGGTTGGTTTATCAAATTTAGCGCTGGTAACTCTTCTGGATCCTCGAGCGCACCAATATTCACATCCAGCGCCGCCGCCGCTGGATCCGTCGTTGGGTCCTGAATAATTAACGCTTTCAAGTCACTAGACAACTGAATAAATCGATACACTCTGCACTGCCCATCTCGCTGGATTGATATTATCGTGAAAAAAATATcattctttgaagaattaGTCTCTTTGCCCTTTTGTTCTCAGATTTTCCGTCACCGAGCTCCACAGTACGGTATATCACTATACTTCGCGGCCAAGGTAACAGATCAATGAGGAACCCCCAATCGGTGGTCTACTTCTTTCCATCGTGTCTTAACCCTGATTTGCTCTTCTTAACAGTGGCCATAAGTGGCTCGCTTATGCCTTTATTACCGTGCGCCCCCAGGCCTTCTCCGTTGGTCCATCCTAATTTCTCCAAAATTCTTCTCCCAATGTTGTCACGACCGATTTCTGGCGCATCTTTACCAATAACTTGTCCCTCCATGGTGTGAAATCTAACCCTTGTTGTTTTGGTCACATTCACACTTGCATCCTTAGGACGACTGACGTCTATGCGCATAAATATCGGACGCTGTTTGAGTAGCTGATCAATCAAATTGTAGTTAGGAAATGAGCGGTGAGTTTTCTTAGTCTTTTGCGCGACTACCTGAGTATGATTTGCGGAACCTATCTTGGATGATTTCATGTTGTAATGCTGAGCGAATTTCGCGATAGTTCTATTTCCATGGGGATCTAAAGCAGGGAAAGTCAAACGGTCTCTATTGCTAGTTAGAAAATGCTCAAATTCATCTCTAATATTATGCACATGCAGGCCAGCTGGGTATTTCTTGGTAAGATCGCTTGAATTTTGGTTCTCCAAGTCAATGAAATCCTGCTTGTCTCTTCGTTTTTTGGCCTTGTGGGCTAATCTGTTACTCAGTTTATCCTGTAATGTGGCTATACTCTCCGTATCAAGGCCCAGAGATTCATCGATTagcaatttcttcttccgACCCTTCCCAGTGGCCTCAAGGGAGCAAGTTTGGTACTCCTGATTGCGAGTTTGGCTGTACTTTTCGCTGTAGTGAATTAAATCGTCGATACCTTCTCTCATATCAGATCCAACGCTATCGCCcccaattgaagaaagctctgtttcttcatctgacTCGTCGGAAAGTGGTACGTCAGAATAAGTGGGAGTTGGTGGCTGTTCGGTTGGTATCACTGAGGCCTTTATGAATTTCAAATAGGCTCCATAGCGGTGCTCGGGAAACTTTCGCTCTTGAAGGATGAAATCACTAAATAATTCCTCACTTAGCCACCTGAACTCGTGGTCGGCAAACATACTGAAGCATCTTACGAAGTAGCTGTTGTCAAATGCCCCTAATCTCATATTTGTCACATGAATGTCCGAGAGGTCAACTAGGTAATCCTCCTCAAGGAAACCAAACTCCGGTTCTGAGTCAGTTGCCTCGTTCGTTCCTTTCTGGAGGGATGATTGCTCTTCGgctatcttcaaagtttccaTATTGTTTGATAAGCGAGGCGACTCTGATTGAGAAGGCTCAGTATCCGAGTCGGATGACTCAATCCAGCTTTTGATCGAAGAATCATCATCCGATTCGTCCGATGCAGGCTTGACATTAgccaagatcttcgaaatgTATTGTTGCACCGGAGTTGAGCTTATGCTCGTGTCCACTGAGACAGAGATACCATCTGAAAATTGTTTCACTGGAAGCTCAGTCTTGCCAACGGTTATAATAGGATTGAACTCGACCGCAGAGGCTTCCTCCACGAGAATCGGcacctcttcatcgaccTGTACTGCTCGCGTTTGTGGATCTTCAGTTGTCTGAGACCCTGTGGTATCGACATAAAAGATCTCCTCGTTTTTCAGCTGTGTAACGTCCTCCTCGCTCTCCTCAGAGGCCACCTCGGCGCAACGGTGCGACTCTTGAGCTGAGCCATCTGCCACGTCCACGAAGTTTCCAGCTTGAGATATCTTGTCGTGGGCGtttttccttctcagcTGCTCGATCAAATCGTGCGACGGGTCGTAAATTTCCTTGGCTCGTATGAACTCCATCGGTCTGCTTCTAAAACTCGCTCTAGCGCTGCTGAGATCACTCGTCGACTGATTGCGGCTTCCTAGCCTTAAACCACCCATCTTCATGGATTTTTCGTTCTGAGACCGACCAAAGTAATAGTCCGCAACAGCACTAGGCGACACGAATGACCGCCCAGCGCCTTGTGAATACACATCTGACATCAAGGGATTATCCAGATCCCCATCGCCCATTGCCAGCCCAGAATTATGCCAGATATTTTGCCTCTTTCCCGTGTCGCGATCCTGTCTTCGAGCACCCCTCCGCCTATTCCCCCGACCTCTCGAGCCTCCCCGGCCATGAGGTTTCCCTCGGCTGTTGTAATGACTGTGTCTCTTAGCCATCTTTCAGCACTGCTGGTTGTGCTAACGACAGCTTCTAGAGTTTTTatattcttcaatctctAGTAGTTTGTATGTTCTTGTAATTAAGAGGGCTATCTTACGAATCTTGTTGTAAAAAGTGAAAAGGATCAAAGCTTGCAAGATCATATAAAAGAAGCACTGTAGGGTCCTGTTTGCAGCGAAGCAACGAGCTCAATAAGGTGATCGGATGATGGAGCTTGTTCAGAGGATTTCACAGCAGCTTTTGGAGTCCACAGATCAGCCCACTGGACCTAGGGAATACGTCGTTCTGGGAGAAATATACTCGTCTGTTTGTGCTGATCAAGGTGAAGAAGGGTCCCATGTTGGAAGTTCTGGATTTTTGAACGGATTCCTTGCCAGGAATGAGAGCTTAAATCAAGATTTTTTGTCAGAT
This genomic interval carries:
- the SQS1 gene encoding Sqs1p (ancestral locus Anc_2.17), with protein sequence MAKRHSHYNSRGKPHGRGGSRGRGNRRRGARRQDRDTGKRQNIWHNSGLAMGDGDLDNPLMSDVYSQGAGRSFVSPSAVADYYFGRSQNEKSMKMGGLRLGSRNQSTSDLSSARASFRSRPMEFIRAKEIYDPSHDLIEQLRRKNAHDKISQAGNFVDVADGSAQESHRCAEVASEESEEDVTQLKNEEIFYVDTTGSQTTEDPQTRAVQVDEEVPILVEEASAVEFNPIITVGKTELPVKQFSDGISVSVDTSISSTPVQQYISKILANVKPASDESDDDSSIKSWIESSDSDTEPSQSESPRLSNNMETLKIAEEQSSLQKGTNEATDSEPEFGFLEEDYLVDLSDIHVTNMRLGAFDNSYFVRCFSMFADHEFRWLSEELFSDFILQERKFPEHRYGAYLKFIKASVIPTEQPPTPTYSDVPLSDESDEETELSSIGGDSVGSDMREGIDDLIHYSEKYSQTRNQEYQTCSLEATGKGRKKKLLIDESLGLDTESIATLQDKLSNRLAHKAKKRRDKQDFIDLENQNSSDLTKKYPAGLHVHNIRDEFEHFLTSNRDRLTFPALDPHGNRTIAKFAQHYNMKSSKIGSANHTQVVAQKTKKTHRSFPNYNLIDQLLKQRPIFMRIDVSRPKDASVNVTKTTRVRFHTMEGQVIGKDAPEIGRDNIGRRILEKLGWTNGEGLGAHGNKGISEPLMATVKKSKSGLRHDGKK